One window of the Asticcacaulis sp. SL142 genome contains the following:
- a CDS encoding tryptophan halogenase family protein has product MTDNAITKIVIVGGGTAGWMCAAILSHYLPKGRFEIALVESEQIGTIGVGESTVPPILELLRNLGINEQDFIQATQGSFKLGIRFDDWRKKGETYFHPFGNIGGPVRVSNGTALNFYQLWLRAKQAGHPSGLQDFAPAAVMAHAGKFMLPQKARNTPIGSAAMSLHIDASLAAKFLRSHAEGNGVIRHEGIVGQVHQHDTGFVRSVELKDGREITGDLFLDCTGFRALLIAQTLKTGFIDWSDELLCDRAVAVQTENINPPHPYTYAQAQSAGWRWRIPLQHRAGNGYVFSSKHISDDEAVAALMAQVEGEAVTKPMIIPFKTGMRSELWSKNCVSVGLASGFIEPLESTAIHLIYRAMDFLLRYFPERDCDPTLIREYNRRMAADYTEIKDFVVLHYCTTERDDTPFWRDVRCAPVPQTLREKLELFRLNGALREGVDELFRAPSWQSVMEGMGVRPRSYLPQANHISHSDLEATLSAVSRQLPAFVDTLPSHGEFLRHHCPAHLPKAAVA; this is encoded by the coding sequence ATGACTGACAATGCCATCACAAAAATCGTCATTGTGGGTGGAGGCACCGCCGGTTGGATGTGCGCGGCGATCCTGAGCCACTACCTGCCCAAAGGCCGGTTTGAGATCGCGTTGGTCGAATCCGAGCAGATCGGCACCATCGGCGTCGGGGAATCGACCGTGCCGCCAATCCTTGAGTTGCTGCGCAATCTCGGCATCAACGAACAGGACTTCATTCAGGCGACGCAAGGATCATTCAAGCTCGGTATCCGCTTCGATGACTGGCGAAAAAAGGGCGAGACATATTTCCATCCGTTTGGAAATATCGGCGGCCCGGTCAGGGTGTCAAATGGCACCGCGCTTAATTTCTATCAGTTATGGCTGCGTGCCAAACAGGCAGGCCATCCGTCCGGGCTTCAGGACTTTGCCCCTGCCGCCGTCATGGCCCATGCGGGCAAGTTCATGCTGCCGCAAAAGGCGCGCAATACACCCATCGGTTCGGCGGCCATGTCACTGCATATTGATGCGTCTCTGGCAGCCAAATTCCTGCGCAGCCATGCCGAAGGCAATGGCGTCATCCGTCATGAAGGCATTGTCGGTCAGGTCCATCAGCATGACACCGGCTTTGTCCGCAGCGTTGAACTCAAGGACGGGCGTGAGATCACCGGTGATTTATTTCTCGATTGCACCGGCTTTCGCGCCCTGCTGATCGCGCAGACGCTGAAAACCGGCTTTATCGACTGGTCCGATGAATTGCTGTGCGATCGGGCGGTGGCGGTACAGACCGAAAACATCAACCCGCCCCATCCCTATACCTACGCCCAAGCCCAAAGTGCGGGCTGGCGCTGGCGCATCCCGCTGCAACACCGGGCGGGCAATGGCTATGTCTTTTCGTCAAAGCATATTTCCGACGATGAGGCGGTGGCCGCCCTGATGGCGCAGGTCGAGGGTGAGGCCGTCACCAAGCCTATGATCATCCCGTTCAAGACCGGGATGCGTTCGGAACTGTGGTCGAAAAACTGCGTGTCCGTCGGGCTGGCGTCCGGCTTTATCGAGCCGCTGGAATCGACCGCCATTCACCTGATTTACCGGGCGATGGATTTCCTGCTGCGCTACTTCCCTGAGCGCGATTGCGATCCGACCCTGATCCGCGAATATAACCGGCGCATGGCGGCCGATTATACCGAGATCAAGGATTTCGTGGTGCTGCACTATTGCACGACTGAGCGCGACGACACGCCGTTCTGGCGCGATGTCAGATGCGCCCCCGTGCCGCAGACCTTACGGGAAAAGCTCGAACTGTTCCGCCTCAATGGCGCCTTACGCGAAGGGGTTGATGAACTGTTCCGCGCCCCGTCCTGGCAATCGGTGATGGAAGGGATGGGTGTGCGGCCACGCAGCTATCTGCCGCAAGCCAATCACATCAGCCACAGCGATCTTGAGGCGACACTCAGCGCCGTATCGCGGCAATTGCCGGCCTTTGTCGATACCCTGCCCAGCCACGGTGAGTTCCTGCGCCATCATTGTCCGGCCCATCTGCCAAAGGCGGCGGTCGCGTAA
- a CDS encoding alpha/beta fold hydrolase, protein MTDILKSSRRTVLTGATGLIAATSLSGASLSGAAAAQSLIPKLSGAKTMHTSYVKTKDGVEIFYKDWGPKTAQPIVFHHGWPLSGDDWDAQMLFFLNKGFRVIAHDRRGHGRSTQVGGGHDMDHYAADVSAVVEHLDLKNAVHIGHSTGGGEALHYVAKYGQPKGRAAKLVLIGAVPPIMLKTPANPGGLPIEVFDGFRKALADNRAQFYLDVASGPFYGFNRPGAAVSQGSIQNWWRQGMVGGAKAHYDGIKAFSETDFTEDLKFVDVPTLVMHGDDDQIVPIADSALLSAKLLKNGTLKVYKGFPHGMCTTHADVINTDLLAFIKG, encoded by the coding sequence ATGACCGATATTCTGAAATCTTCCCGCCGCACCGTGCTGACGGGTGCCACCGGGCTGATCGCCGCAACCAGCCTCAGTGGAGCCAGCCTGAGCGGTGCCGCCGCGGCCCAATCCTTAATCCCTAAACTATCAGGAGCTAAAACCATGCATACCAGCTACGTCAAAACCAAGGACGGCGTCGAAATATTTTACAAAGACTGGGGTCCCAAAACCGCCCAGCCGATTGTCTTCCATCACGGCTGGCCGTTGTCCGGTGATGACTGGGACGCCCAGATGCTGTTTTTCCTAAACAAAGGCTTTCGCGTCATTGCCCATGACCGCCGCGGCCATGGCCGTTCCACCCAGGTTGGGGGCGGTCACGATATGGATCATTATGCGGCTGATGTCTCGGCTGTGGTCGAACATCTTGATCTGAAAAACGCCGTCCATATCGGCCATTCCACCGGCGGCGGTGAGGCCCTGCACTACGTCGCCAAATATGGCCAGCCCAAGGGCCGCGCCGCCAAGCTGGTGCTGATCGGGGCCGTGCCGCCGATCATGCTCAAAACACCCGCCAATCCCGGCGGTCTGCCGATCGAAGTCTTTGACGGCTTCCGCAAGGCCCTGGCTGATAACCGCGCCCAGTTCTACCTCGATGTCGCCTCAGGCCCGTTCTATGGCTTCAACCGCCCCGGTGCCGCCGTCTCTCAGGGCTCTATTCAAAACTGGTGGCGGCAGGGCATGGTCGGCGGCGCCAAGGCACACTATGATGGGATCAAGGCATTTTCCGAGACTGATTTTACCGAAGACCTTAAGTTTGTCGACGTACCAACCTTAGTCATGCACGGCGACGACGACCAGATTGTGCCTATTGCCGATTCCGCTCTGTTGTCAGCCAAGCTGCTCAAAAACGGTACGCTTAAGGTCTATAAGGGCTTCCCCCATGGCATGTGCACGACCCACGCGGACGTCATCAATACCGACCTGCTGGCCTTTATCAAAGGTTAA
- a CDS encoding Lrp/AsnC family transcriptional regulator — translation MQALDAIDRNILRHLRENARLSNAALAKAVGLSPSACLRRINILEQSGVIRGYTALVGDSLGEDGIAVIIRISLEKQTEASFSRFESAVRRHPEIRECLLMTGDSDYLLRVDVDSAHEFERIHNDVLSKLPGVQRIHSSFSIRNVLATQRKK, via the coding sequence ATGCAGGCTCTCGATGCGATCGATCGCAATATTCTCCGTCATCTGAGGGAAAATGCCCGCCTTAGCAATGCGGCCCTGGCCAAGGCGGTGGGGTTATCACCCTCGGCCTGCTTGCGGCGGATCAATATTCTGGAACAATCGGGGGTCATCCGCGGCTATACGGCGCTGGTTGGCGATAGTCTGGGCGAAGACGGCATTGCGGTCATCATCCGCATTTCGCTGGAGAAGCAGACCGAAGCCTCATTTTCACGCTTTGAAAGCGCGGTGCGTCGCCATCCGGAAATTCGTGAATGTCTGCTGATGACCGGCGATTCCGATTATCTGCTGCGGGTCGATGTCGACAGCGCCCACGAATTTGAGCGCATCCACAATGATGTGCTGTCCAAACTGCCGGGGGTGCAGCGTATACACTCCAGCTTTTCGATCCGCAATGTGCTGGCGACACAACGAAAAAAGTAG
- the alr gene encoding alanine racemase, with translation MRNLLLQTLSSGAGGCLRIDLRALADNYARLKLKAPHAVAGAVVKANAYGLGVIPVTQTLYAAGCREFFVALAHEAFDLRPHLPGDARLYILNGLPPGAEAICAAQAIIPVLNGVDQVARWADCAQSLGRVLPCALQADTGMSRLGLSTDELDAFLVAPPKGLDIRLLMSHLACADEPENTANGYQLKAMRRAMERFPNVPVSFANSGGIFLSPAYHHDLIRPGIALYGGVPHDGRPNPMQPVVRLDIAVTQTRTVPAGAHIGYGGTFITEREMRLATLSAGYADGLPRALSNRGAAWFEGVRLPILGRVSMDSIIIDISALKPDALPTGSFVELIGPHQSVDDLARDAGTISYEILTQLGSRYFRHYIPVSS, from the coding sequence ATGCGCAATCTGTTGTTACAAACCCTGTCATCAGGTGCCGGAGGGTGCCTTCGGATAGATCTGCGGGCGCTGGCGGATAATTACGCGCGCCTGAAACTTAAGGCCCCGCACGCCGTGGCGGGTGCCGTGGTCAAGGCCAATGCCTATGGTTTAGGTGTCATCCCGGTCACCCAGACGCTTTATGCCGCCGGATGCCGTGAGTTTTTTGTGGCGCTGGCCCATGAAGCGTTTGACTTGCGCCCGCACCTGCCCGGCGATGCGCGGCTTTATATTTTGAATGGTCTGCCGCCGGGGGCCGAGGCCATATGTGCGGCGCAAGCTATTATTCCGGTGCTAAATGGTGTGGACCAGGTTGCACGCTGGGCGGACTGTGCGCAAAGCCTGGGCCGCGTCTTGCCGTGTGCACTTCAAGCCGATACCGGCATGTCGCGTCTGGGGCTATCAACCGATGAACTGGACGCCTTTCTGGTAGCACCTCCCAAAGGGCTCGATATTCGCCTGCTGATGAGCCATCTGGCCTGCGCCGATGAGCCGGAAAATACCGCCAATGGCTATCAGCTCAAAGCTATGCGACGGGCGATGGAACGCTTTCCCAATGTGCCGGTAAGTTTTGCCAATTCCGGCGGGATTTTCCTCAGCCCCGCCTATCATCATGACCTGATCCGCCCCGGTATCGCGCTTTATGGCGGCGTGCCCCATGACGGGCGGCCCAATCCGATGCAGCCGGTTGTACGCCTCGATATCGCCGTCACCCAGACCCGCACCGTGCCTGCGGGCGCACACATCGGTTATGGCGGTACGTTTATAACGGAACGCGAGATGCGGCTGGCGACCTTGTCGGCCGGTTATGCCGATGGCCTGCCGCGCGCTCTGAGCAACCGGGGGGCGGCATGGTTTGAGGGCGTGCGCCTGCCGATCTTAGGCCGCGTATCGATGGACAGCATTATCATCGATATCTCCGCCCTGAAACCGGATGCGTTACCGACGGGCAGCTTTGTTGAACTGATCGGCCCGCACCAGTCGGTCGATGATCTGGCGCGCGATGCGGGCACCATATCCTATGAGATTTTGACCCAGTTGGGGTCACGTTACTTCCGCCATTATATCCCGGTATCGTCATGA
- a CDS encoding D-amino acid dehydrogenase: protein MKIIILGAGVIGVTSAWYLAKAGHAVTVIDRQSGPALETSFANAGEISPGYSSPWAAPGIPQKALKWLFMKRAPLIIQPMFDIDTLKWMGAMYLNCSYDAYHTNKGRMVRVADYSRDCLIALRGETGIEYDHRELGTLQVFRTQKQMDGVGKDTEVLTEGGVPFEVLDPAGCARIEPGIDTSKIVGGLRLPQDETGDCFIFTNALATRCEALGVKFIFDTAMTGLRREGGRIVALETTKGDYEADAFVCALGSYSPAFLKPLSLDVPVYPVKGYSITVPIVDEAKAPMSTVMDETYKIAITRLGSRIRVGGMAEIAGFSKALPAIRQETLTFSVEDLFGGSGDQSQAKFWSGLRPMTPDGTPVIGATRYNNLWLNTGHGTLGWTMSCGSGRVLADLISGVKPEIETGDLNLSRYG from the coding sequence ATGAAAATCATTATCTTAGGCGCAGGCGTTATCGGCGTGACCTCGGCCTGGTATCTGGCAAAGGCTGGCCACGCCGTCACAGTCATCGACCGGCAGTCCGGTCCCGCGCTAGAAACCTCATTTGCCAATGCCGGTGAGATTTCGCCCGGCTATTCGTCGCCGTGGGCGGCCCCCGGCATCCCGCAAAAAGCGCTGAAATGGCTGTTCATGAAGCGCGCCCCGCTGATCATCCAGCCGATGTTTGATATCGACACCCTGAAATGGATGGGGGCGATGTACCTCAACTGCAGCTACGATGCCTACCATACCAACAAGGGCCGGATGGTGCGCGTTGCCGACTACAGCCGCGATTGCCTGATCGCGCTGCGGGGTGAAACCGGCATCGAATATGATCACCGCGAACTGGGCACCCTGCAGGTCTTTCGCACCCAGAAACAGATGGACGGGGTGGGTAAGGACACCGAGGTTCTGACTGAGGGCGGTGTGCCGTTCGAGGTGCTTGACCCCGCCGGATGTGCGCGCATTGAGCCGGGGATTGATACATCGAAAATCGTCGGCGGCTTGCGCCTGCCGCAGGATGAAACCGGCGACTGTTTTATCTTTACCAATGCCTTAGCGACGCGCTGCGAGGCCTTAGGGGTGAAGTTTATCTTTGACACCGCCATGACCGGCCTACGCCGTGAGGGCGGGCGCATCGTGGCGCTTGAGACCACAAAAGGCGACTATGAAGCCGATGCGTTTGTGTGTGCGCTCGGCAGCTATAGTCCGGCGTTTCTGAAACCGCTTAGCCTCGATGTGCCGGTCTATCCGGTTAAGGGTTATTCGATCACCGTGCCGATCGTGGATGAGGCGAAGGCACCCATGTCAACCGTGATGGATGAAACCTATAAGATCGCCATTACGCGCTTAGGGTCACGCATTCGCGTCGGCGGCATGGCCGAAATCGCCGGGTTTTCGAAGGCACTGCCCGCCATAAGACAAGAGACGTTGACCTTTTCGGTCGAAGACCTGTTCGGCGGGTCGGGCGATCAGTCTCAGGCCAAGTTCTGGTCGGGCCTGCGCCCGATGACCCCCGACGGTACGCCGGTGATCGGGGCCACGCGCTATAATAACCTGTGGCTCAATACCGGCCACGGCACGCTAGGCTGGACCATGTCGTGCGGCTCAGGGCGGGTGCTGGCCGACCTGATTAGCGGCGTAAAACCGGAAATCGAGACGGGGGATTTGAACCTAAGCCGGTATGGTTAA
- the mgrA gene encoding L-glyceraldehyde 3-phosphate reductase, with protein sequence MTYTPTAARYDTMPYSRCGRSGLKLPAISLGLWQNFGGTDVFETGRAVLRHAFDAGITHFDLANNYGPPPGSAEENFGKVMASDFKPYRDEMVISTKAGWDMWPGPYGGIGGSRKYLIASCDQSLKRMGLDYVDIFYSHRVDPETPLEETMGALISLHQQGKALYVGISSYSPELTRKAAAILAAENVPLLIHQPSYSMLNRWIEDGLLDTLEDLGTGCIAFSPLAQGFLTRKYLNGVPADARAAKAGSFRQGLITPENLERIRQLDLIAQSRGQSLAQMAIAWVLRDPRVTSALIGARNVEQLADSLKALDRLDFSAEELAQIDTHAVDGGLNIWKVSSEL encoded by the coding sequence ATGACCTATACCCCGACCGCTGCCCGCTATGACACCATGCCCTATAGCCGCTGCGGGCGTTCGGGGCTGAAACTGCCCGCTATATCTCTGGGCCTGTGGCAGAATTTCGGGGGTACGGATGTGTTTGAAACCGGCCGCGCCGTCCTGCGCCATGCCTTTGATGCGGGCATTACCCATTTCGATCTGGCCAACAACTATGGCCCGCCTCCGGGATCGGCTGAGGAAAACTTCGGTAAGGTTATGGCGTCCGATTTCAAGCCCTATCGTGATGAAATGGTTATCTCGACCAAGGCCGGATGGGATATGTGGCCGGGACCGTACGGTGGCATCGGTGGGTCGCGCAAATACCTGATCGCGTCGTGTGACCAGAGCCTTAAGCGCATGGGCCTCGATTACGTCGATATCTTTTACTCGCACAGGGTCGATCCGGAAACCCCACTGGAAGAGACGATGGGCGCGCTGATCAGCCTGCACCAGCAGGGCAAGGCGCTATACGTTGGGATTTCGTCCTATTCGCCGGAACTGACGCGTAAGGCCGCGGCGATTTTGGCGGCTGAAAACGTACCGCTGCTGATCCATCAGCCGTCCTATTCGATGCTCAACCGCTGGATTGAAGACGGGCTGCTGGATACGCTTGAGGATTTAGGCACGGGCTGCATCGCCTTTTCGCCGCTGGCGCAGGGCTTTCTGACGCGCAAATATCTGAACGGTGTGCCCGCCGATGCGCGTGCGGCCAAGGCCGGATCGTTCCGTCAAGGCCTGATCACGCCGGAAAATCTTGAGCGCATCCGCCAGCTAGATTTGATAGCCCAAAGCCGCGGCCAGTCGCTGGCCCAAATGGCGATTGCCTGGGTGCTGCGCGATCCGCGGGTGACTTCGGCCCTGATTGGCGCGCGCAATGTCGAGCAATTGGCGGATTCGCTCAAAGCCCTCGATCGTCTCGATTTCAGCGCGGAGGAACTGGCGCAGATCGACACCCATGCCGTCGATGGCGGGCTTAATATCTGGAAGGTGTCGTCGGAACTATAG
- a CDS encoding kinase, translated as MTKAADTVYSALQGWRDNAVKPLIVGICGAQGCGKSTLAAEVRQRLEGEGVRVAVLSLDDLYLSRQRRADIAARYHPLFATRGVPMTHDAPLGERLLENLKAGRATLLPRFDKAADQPHPSQAWTPVTGPVDVVLFEGWCVGAISQGYDDLIDPVNGFEAEHDPDGIWRRYVNQALMGSYARLFGYIDRLVLLAAPDFEVVTRWRTEQEHDLKQRLAKDGRTGEHVMSDDEVAAFVLAYERLTRHILSEMPARADLVLKLDTDRRVTDVISGEDNR; from the coding sequence ATGACCAAAGCCGCCGATACCGTCTATTCAGCGTTGCAGGGGTGGCGGGATAATGCGGTTAAACCGCTGATTGTCGGTATCTGCGGTGCACAAGGTTGTGGCAAATCGACCCTGGCGGCTGAGGTGCGGCAACGGCTGGAAGGCGAGGGTGTGAGGGTGGCTGTACTGTCGCTTGATGACCTTTATCTGTCGCGGCAGCGCCGGGCCGATATTGCGGCCCGCTACCATCCGTTGTTTGCGACGCGCGGTGTGCCCATGACCCATGATGCGCCTTTGGGAGAGCGGCTGCTCGAAAACCTGAAAGCCGGACGGGCGACCCTGTTGCCGCGCTTTGATAAGGCCGCCGATCAGCCGCATCCGTCGCAAGCCTGGACTCCGGTGACCGGGCCGGTCGATGTGGTTTTGTTTGAAGGCTGGTGCGTTGGGGCGATTTCCCAAGGCTATGATGATCTGATCGATCCGGTAAATGGCTTTGAGGCCGAACACGACCCGGACGGCATCTGGCGGCGCTATGTCAATCAGGCCCTGATGGGCAGCTACGCGCGCCTGTTTGGCTATATCGACCGGCTGGTGCTTTTGGCCGCGCCCGATTTCGAGGTGGTGACACGCTGGCGCACCGAGCAGGAACACGACCTGAAACAACGTCTGGCCAAGGACGGCCGCACCGGCGAGCATGTCATGAGCGATGATGAGGTGGCGGCCTTTGTCCTTGCCTATGAGCGTCTGACCCGGCATATCCTGAGCGAAATGCCCGCCCGTGCCGATCTGGTGCTTAAGCTTGATACTGATCGGCGCGTGACGGATGTGATCTCAGGAGAGGATAACCGATGA
- a CDS encoding response regulator, whose translation MSHSSVLVLNPNRAEAQYIATMLDDQKWPAIVSFDPSSAFDLMKSERFKLLMFEANIDGVNLTDRIDDIRRLAPSTPLLIVAHDQWGSQALEAQIAGARAAGAEFTLTKPFNKDQLKTILDETASYHRARRTEHHILVIEDDELLRTKVTLVLRQVGYTVSEAVNMEDAFFDHNLSLLDMVITSILIPGIGGIAGIGQIRKDWPHIKVIAMSQDANSKISALHVLAAAEVAGANAILPKPFAIPDFLKMVAAVLKT comes from the coding sequence ATGAGCCACAGCAGTGTTCTGGTTTTAAATCCAAACCGGGCGGAGGCTCAGTATATTGCGACGATGCTGGATGACCAGAAATGGCCAGCCATCGTCAGCTTTGATCCCTCATCTGCGTTTGACCTGATGAAATCGGAACGCTTTAAGCTTTTGATGTTTGAAGCCAATATCGACGGGGTCAATCTGACCGACCGGATTGATGACATCCGAAGGTTGGCGCCGTCTACGCCGCTTCTGATCGTGGCCCATGACCAGTGGGGGTCCCAGGCGCTTGAAGCTCAGATCGCCGGTGCCAGGGCGGCGGGGGCTGAGTTCACCCTGACCAAGCCCTTCAACAAGGATCAGTTGAAAACCATACTGGATGAGACGGCCAGCTATCACCGCGCCCGACGTACCGAGCATCACATACTGGTCATCGAAGACGATGAATTGCTGCGCACCAAGGTCACGCTGGTGCTGCGTCAGGTCGGTTATACCGTCTCCGAAGCCGTGAATATGGAAGATGCCTTTTTCGATCATAACCTGAGCCTTCTGGACATGGTCATCACCTCGATCCTGATCCCTGGCATTGGCGGCATCGCCGGTATCGGCCAGATCCGCAAGGACTGGCCCCACATCAAGGTGATCGCCATGTCGCAGGATGCCAACTCCAAAATCAGCGCCCTGCATGTGCTGGCCGCAGCCGAAGTCGCCGGCGCCAATGCCATTTTACCCAAGCCCTTTGCCATACCTGATTTTCTCAAAATGGTCGCCGCCGTCCTAAAGACCTGA
- a CDS encoding DMT family transporter translates to MPWIYLIIAGALEVCWAIGLKYSEGFTKPIPSAFTLITLALSMYLLAKAAADLPIGTAYAVWVGIGALGAAILGIFLFQEAVTPLRILFLVMLLVAIIGLKATAH, encoded by the coding sequence TTGCCCTGGATTTATCTGATTATCGCGGGTGCGTTAGAAGTTTGTTGGGCGATCGGGCTTAAATATTCCGAAGGCTTCACAAAGCCCATTCCCTCGGCCTTTACCCTTATCACCCTGGCCTTAAGCATGTATCTGCTGGCCAAGGCGGCTGCGGATTTACCCATCGGCACGGCCTATGCGGTCTGGGTGGGTATTGGTGCCTTGGGGGCGGCTATATTGGGTATTTTCCTGTTTCAGGAAGCCGTAACCCCTTTAAGAATTCTATTTCTGGTTATGCTGCTGGTGGCGATTATTGGCCTGAAAGCCACCGCACATTGA
- a CDS encoding DUF4442 domain-containing protein, translated as MKKPFLVKNINFYPPLLGAGIKVTRMSDDYTEIDVAMKLTWWNRNIVGTQFGGSLYAMTDPFFMLMLMMQLGKDYIVWDKAASIRFVRPGRGRVRALFRLSQDEAMQIRDMADLNGKTEPVLKVDIIDDDGQIIAEVDKTLYVRKKAEKTKPKT; from the coding sequence ATGAAAAAGCCTTTCCTCGTCAAAAACATCAACTTCTATCCGCCGCTGCTGGGGGCCGGAATCAAGGTCACGCGCATGAGCGACGACTATACCGAAATTGATGTCGCCATGAAGCTGACCTGGTGGAACCGCAATATCGTCGGCACCCAGTTCGGCGGGTCGCTCTATGCCATGACCGATCCGTTTTTCATGCTGATGCTGATGATGCAACTGGGCAAGGACTACATCGTCTGGGACAAGGCCGCGTCGATCCGCTTTGTGCGTCCGGGTCGCGGGCGGGTACGGGCCCTGTTTCGGCTCAGTCAAGACGAGGCCATGCAGATCCGCGATATGGCCGACCTGAATGGCAAGACCGAGCCGGTGCTGAAAGTTGACATTATCGATGACGATGGCCAGATCATCGCCGAAGTCGATAAGACGCTCTATGTGCGCAAAAAGGCCGAAAAGACCAAACCTAAGACCTAA
- a CDS encoding response regulator transcription factor, whose protein sequence is MHPQFTDTPVSSFASPFRAPQKSEHLSLREVSVVRLIGQGLSNKHIARRLGVTPETVKSHVKNIFVKLSVRNRAEAAFRAEKMGIMV, encoded by the coding sequence ATGCACCCCCAGTTCACAGACACGCCGGTGTCGTCCTTTGCCTCGCCGTTTCGCGCACCCCAAAAATCGGAACACTTAAGCCTGCGTGAAGTCAGCGTGGTGCGCCTGATTGGTCAGGGCCTGTCCAATAAGCATATCGCCCGCCGGTTAGGCGTCACGCCGGAAACGGTCAAGTCTCACGTAAAGAACATCTTCGTTAAGTTGTCAGTGCGTAACCGTGCCGAAGCGGCTTTTCGCGCCGAAAAGATGGGCATTATGGTTTAG
- a CDS encoding sensor histidine kinase: MSSATNLPTWLTLNGNGKPLLSEDMLFFQACTAVLIAAIFLIDTLVPLGTAVAVLYVVVILMSANFCRRKGLIILSALCVTLTIISYISGHGQDLTRGQIDAVTAPPFIRALISIAAIVIATALALKTQSATRILQANEQRFRSIFETTRFGIWEEDYSAVVVRFGELRAQGIDDLDRYIATHPEFVIEAVGLVRIIDINETAVKLVKGTRKDQFMSSLSTIFVPETMPSFEALLRALARGDPSCETLTQIRALDGEYRDIVCATTFPVDDPTFAHVLVCVLDITDRVQSQTELAKAQADLAHVSRVTTLGELTASIAHEVNQPLAAIVTNGEAALRWLNRPEPDMSEAHSAIARIISEGRRASDVIWKLRAMSVKAEPQSKPLDINDIIHDAVLLTRHEINSHQVALQLELADDLPQVMGDKIQIQQVIINFMLNSIHALSDISSHSRRLIITTTLDDQHRVKATVEDNGSGIPADHVEDVFSPFFSTRDEGMGMGLSICRSIIHAHHGQIWTSPATRSQTGTVMQFTLPSILAGVAP, encoded by the coding sequence ATGTCTTCCGCTACTAATTTGCCGACATGGCTGACGCTGAACGGCAACGGCAAACCCTTGCTGTCTGAGGATATGCTCTTTTTTCAAGCCTGCACGGCGGTGCTGATCGCCGCCATTTTCCTGATCGACACGCTGGTGCCACTGGGGACGGCTGTGGCCGTGCTTTATGTCGTGGTGATCCTGATGTCGGCCAATTTTTGCCGGCGTAAGGGTCTGATTATCCTATCAGCCCTGTGCGTGACCCTGACGATCATCAGCTATATTTCGGGACATGGTCAGGACCTTACCCGCGGGCAGATCGATGCAGTCACCGCCCCGCCCTTTATTCGCGCCCTGATCAGCATCGCCGCCATCGTCATCGCCACCGCTCTGGCACTAAAGACGCAATCGGCCACCCGCATATTGCAGGCCAACGAACAGCGCTTTCGCTCGATCTTTGAGACGACGCGCTTTGGCATTTGGGAAGAAGACTATAGCGCCGTCGTGGTCCGCTTTGGCGAGTTGCGCGCCCAAGGCATAGACGACCTTGACCGCTATATCGCGACCCACCCGGAATTTGTTATCGAGGCGGTCGGTTTGGTCCGGATCATCGATATTAATGAAACGGCGGTAAAACTGGTTAAGGGGACGCGTAAGGATCAGTTCATGTCCTCGCTTAGCACCATCTTTGTGCCGGAGACTATGCCATCGTTTGAGGCCTTGCTGCGGGCGCTGGCGCGGGGCGATCCGTCCTGTGAAACCCTTACCCAGATCCGCGCATTGGATGGTGAGTACCGCGATATCGTGTGTGCCACGACCTTTCCGGTCGATGATCCGACCTTTGCCCATGTGCTGGTATGTGTGCTTGATATTACCGACCGGGTGCAGTCGCAGACGGAACTGGCCAAGGCCCAGGCTGATCTGGCCCACGTCAGCCGGGTGACAACGCTTGGGGAACTGACGGCTTCAATTGCCCACGAAGTCAATCAGCCGCTGGCGGCGATCGTCACCAATGGCGAGGCGGCCCTGCGCTGGTTAAACCGGCCTGAGCCGGATATGTCAGAGGCTCACAGCGCCATTGCCCGTATCATCAGCGAAGGCCGGCGCGCCAGTGACGTCATCTGGAAACTGCGGGCCATGTCGGTAAAGGCCGAGCCCCAGTCGAAACCGCTCGACATCAACGATATAATTCATGATGCGGTCTTACTGACGCGGCACGAAATCAACAGCCATCAGGTGGCCCTGCAGCTTGAACTGGCGGATGATCTGCCGCAGGTGATGGGCGATAAAATCCAGATACAACAGGTCATCATCAATTTCATGCTCAACAGCATCCATGCCTTAAGCGACATCAGCAGCCATAGCCGCCGCCTCATCATCACCACAACTCTGGATGACCAGCACAGGGTGAAAGCCACAGTTGAGGATAACGGGTCTGGCATTCCGGCCGATCATGTTGAGGACGTTTTCAGTCCGTTTTTTTCGACCCGTGACGAGGGTATGGGCATGGGGTTGTCAATCTGCCGCTCGATCATACACGCTCACCACGGCCAGATATGGACCTCTCCCGCCACCCGCAGTCAAACGGGCACCGTCATGCAATTCACCCTGCCTTCGATCTTAGCCGGCGTCGCTCCATGA